In Dama dama isolate Ldn47 chromosome 9, ASM3311817v1, whole genome shotgun sequence, the following proteins share a genomic window:
- the CNOT6 gene encoding CCR4-NOT transcription complex subunit 6 isoform X3, with amino-acid sequence MPKEKYEPPDPRRIYTIMSSEEAANGKKSHWVELEISGNPLTQDILNLYLEPDGTRRLLNYLLDNLAGTAKRISTEQPPPRSWIMLQEPDRTRPTALFSVMCYNVLCDKYATRQLYGYCPSWALNWDYRKKAIIQEILSCNADIISLQEVETEQYYSFFLVELKERGYNGFFSPKSRARTMSEQERKHVDGCAIFFKTEKFTLVQKHTVEFNQLAMANSEGSEAMLNRVMTKDNIGVAVLLELRKELIEISSGKPHLGTEKQLILVANAHMHWDPEYSDVKLVQTMMFLSEVKNIIDKASRSLQSSVLGEFGTIPLVLCADLNSLPDSGVVEYLSTGGVETNHKDFKELRYNESLTNFSCNGKNGTTNGRITHGFKLKSAYESGLMPYTNYTFDFKGIIDYIFYSKPQLNTLGILGPLDHHWLVENNISGCPHPLIPSDHFSLFAQLELLLPLLPQVNGVHLPGRR; translated from the exons gaAATCCACTTACCCAGGATATACTGAACCTCTATCTGGAGCCAGATGGAACAAGAAGGCTACTGAACTATTTGCTTGATAATTTGGCAGGTACTGCAAAAAGAA TTTCAACAGAACAGCCACCTCCAAGATCTTGGATTATGTTACAAGAACCAGACAGAACACGGCCAACGG CCTTGTTTTCTGTCATgtgctataatgttctttgtgATAAATATGCGACCCGGCAGTTATATGGCTACTGTCCATCATGGGCACTAAATTGGGACTACAGGAAAAAGGCCATTATTCAAGAAATCTTGAGTTGCAATGCTGATATCATAAGTCTTCAG GAAGTTGAAACAGAACAGTATTACAGTTTTTTTCTGGTAGAACTGAAAGAACGTGGCTATAATGGATTCTTTAGTCCTAAGTCTAGAGCTAGGACAATGtcagaacaagaaagaaaacatgttGATGGCTGTGCAATattctttaaaacagaaaa atttacTTTGGTTCAGAAACACACTGTTGAATTTAATCAGCTAGCAATGGCAAATTCAGAAGGGTCTGAAGCCATGCTGAACAGAGTCATGACAAAAGATAACATAGGAGTTGCTGTACTGCTAGAACTTCGAAAGGAATTGATTGAAATATCAT CTGGAAAGCCACATCTTGGAACAGAAAAGCAACTTATTCTCGTGGCTAATGCTCATATGCATTGGGACCCTGAATACTCTGATGTGAAGTTGGTTCAAACGATGATGTTCCTCTCAGAAGTGAAGAATATTATTGATAAAGCCTCGAGAAGTCTCCAGTCCAGTGTATTAGGAGAATTTGGAACTATTCCACTAGTGTTATGTGCAGATCTTAATTCTTTGCCGGACTCTG GTGTTGTAGAATATTTGAGCACTGGTGGAGTAGAAACAAATCATAAAGATTTTAAGGAACTGAGATATAATGAAAGTCTTACAAACTTCAGCTGTAATGGGAAAAATGGGACAACCAATGGAAGGATCACTCATGGCTTCAAGTTAAAGAGTGCCTATGAGAGTGGCCTGATGCCTTACACCAATTACACATTTGATTTTAAG GGTATAATTGACTACATCTTCTATTCTAAACCTCAGCTGAACACTCTAGGCATCCTGGGGCCTCTGGACCACCACTGGCTGGTTGAGAACAACATCAGCGGCTGCCCGCACCCCCTCATCCCCTCGGACCACTTCTCACTTTTTGCACAACTGGAGCTCTTGCTGCCTCTCCTGCCCCAGGTTAATGGCGTTCACCTTCCTGGCAGGAGGTAG